The Pelagibacterium halotolerans B2 genome has a segment encoding these proteins:
- a CDS encoding ABC transporter permease yields the protein MAALASSAQGKSPNLLVRLLARPTAAAGLIVITLVVLAAIFAPLLTPHSPSQLSIVNRLTAPNSQFWLGTDELGRDILTRVLYAGQTSLSVAFSVVIVSSLIGIVLGLVAGFFRRADAPVSRVIDAMMAFPDILLAIALVAALGASAFNVVLALGIVYAPRMARVVRASTLVIRELPYVEAARALAVPTPVILVRHVLRNVTSPLLVQGTFIFAQAILAEAGLSFLGVGISPDIPTWGTMISAGRQFMNSASWLLFYPGLAIVITVLALQLLGDGLRDLLDPRLAKDI from the coding sequence ATGGCCGCGCTCGCTTCGTCCGCACAGGGCAAATCACCCAATCTTTTGGTCCGCCTTCTGGCACGGCCCACCGCTGCGGCCGGGCTGATCGTCATAACGCTGGTCGTGCTGGCCGCTATCTTTGCGCCGCTGCTTACGCCGCACAGTCCGAGCCAGCTTTCGATCGTCAACCGGTTGACCGCGCCCAATAGCCAGTTCTGGCTGGGCACCGACGAGTTGGGCCGCGATATTCTGACCCGTGTTCTCTATGCCGGGCAGACCTCGCTTTCGGTGGCTTTCTCGGTTGTTATCGTCTCCTCGCTGATCGGCATCGTGCTCGGGCTCGTGGCCGGGTTCTTCCGCAGGGCCGACGCGCCGGTCTCTCGAGTGATCGACGCGATGATGGCGTTTCCCGATATCCTTTTGGCCATCGCGCTGGTCGCGGCGCTGGGCGCCTCGGCGTTCAATGTGGTTCTGGCATTGGGGATCGTTTATGCGCCGCGCATGGCGCGGGTGGTGCGCGCCTCGACGCTGGTGATCCGGGAATTGCCCTATGTGGAGGCGGCCCGCGCGCTGGCGGTGCCGACCCCGGTTATCCTCGTGCGGCACGTTTTGCGCAATGTCACCTCGCCGCTTCTGGTGCAGGGCACCTTCATTTTCGCGCAAGCCATTCTTGCCGAAGCCGGATTGTCGTTTCTCGGGGTCGGCATTTCGCCCGATATCCCGACCTGGGGCACGATGATTTCGGCTGGCCGCCAGTTCATGAATTCGGCAAGCTGGCTTCTGTTTTATCCGGGCCTTGCAATCGTCATCACCGTTCTGGCGCTCCAACTTCTGGGCGACGGTTTGCGCGACCTCCTCGACCCCCGTCTTGCAAAGGACATCTAA
- a CDS encoding ABC transporter permease produces MLGAALNRLIGMLTVMAIVVTIVFIIVRVTPGDPAAVMLGPDATAADIEALRQRLGLDGTILEQFISYVGGIFRGDLGQSIFLGQPVTTALWLRAEPTFFLTIFSLAIATAIALPIGVASAYWRGSWFDQAMTSLAMFAASVPSFWLGLIFIQTFAVSLGWFPTSGYGGPYSPLGERLYHLVLPATTLGIVSSALIMRFTRASMLDVLNDDYVRTARSKGMSEWRVVVRHALKNALIPILTVIGLTAALLISGAIVTETVFALPGVGNLIVSAVLRRDYPVIQGALLIVAGLYVLVNFAIDMLYLLVDPRVRY; encoded by the coding sequence ATGCTTGGCGCTGCGCTCAATAGACTGATCGGCATGCTCACGGTGATGGCCATCGTCGTGACAATTGTCTTCATCATCGTACGGGTAACCCCCGGCGATCCGGCTGCGGTCATGCTGGGCCCCGATGCCACCGCAGCAGATATCGAGGCGTTGCGCCAGCGGCTGGGGCTCGATGGCACGATCCTCGAACAGTTCATCTCCTATGTCGGGGGCATTTTTCGCGGCGATCTCGGCCAGTCGATCTTTCTTGGCCAACCGGTGACAACGGCCTTGTGGCTACGGGCCGAGCCGACCTTTTTCCTCACCATCTTCTCGCTGGCCATTGCAACGGCGATCGCGCTGCCGATCGGTGTCGCATCGGCCTATTGGCGCGGCTCGTGGTTCGATCAGGCCATGACATCGCTTGCCATGTTTGCCGCTTCGGTTCCCAGTTTCTGGCTGGGGCTGATCTTCATCCAGACGTTTGCGGTGAGCCTTGGGTGGTTTCCGACCTCGGGTTATGGCGGGCCTTATTCGCCATTGGGCGAAAGACTCTATCACCTCGTTCTGCCCGCCACGACGCTGGGGATCGTCTCCTCGGCACTGATCATGCGCTTTACCCGCGCCTCGATGCTCGACGTGCTCAACGATGATTATGTGCGTACGGCACGGTCCAAGGGCATGAGCGAATGGCGGGTCGTTGTCCGTCATGCGCTCAAGAATGCGCTGATCCCCATTCTCACTGTTATCGGGCTGACGGCGGCGCTGCTCATTTCGGGTGCTATCGTCACCGAGACGGTTTTTGCGCTCCCCGGTGTTGGCAACCTCATCGTTTCGGCCGTATTGCGGCGCGATTACCCGGTTATCCAGGGTGCTCTGCTCATTGTGGCCGGGCTCTATGTGCTGGTCAATTTCGCTATCGACATGCTCTATCTGCTCGTTGATCCACGGGTGAGGTACTGA
- a CDS encoding ABC transporter ATP-binding protein — protein MRELAPDTILSVRDLRTWFTTKRLTAKAVDGVTFDLKRGQTLAVVGESGSGKSVTSLSIMGLLSRPGAIESGDVLFRDSKGTVHDLARTSPRGFRKLRGREIAMIFQEPMTSLNPLYTVGDQIGEMIALHENIGREETRKRALEMLGHVEIPDAANRLDDYPHQMSGGMRQRVMIAMALACNPSLLIADEPTTALDVTIQAQILDLLRRLQTQFGMSILFITHNLGVVAEIAHEVVVMYAGRVVEQAPVIELFQKQKHPYTEGLLACTPNAERDLNPDGERKALYSIPGSVPPITALPPGCAFEPRCRYAISACSTIPPQLESAGVDRLSRCLRSAEI, from the coding sequence ATGAGAGAGCTTGCTCCCGACACGATCCTTTCGGTGCGCGATCTGCGCACCTGGTTTACGACCAAGCGGTTGACCGCCAAGGCCGTGGACGGGGTGACGTTCGACCTCAAGCGCGGCCAGACGCTGGCTGTCGTGGGGGAGTCCGGGTCGGGAAAATCGGTGACCTCGCTTTCGATCATGGGGCTCTTGTCCCGGCCGGGCGCAATCGAGAGCGGGGACGTGCTGTTTCGGGACTCCAAAGGAACTGTCCACGACCTGGCAAGAACCTCGCCGCGCGGGTTTCGCAAGCTGCGCGGCCGGGAGATCGCCATGATCTTTCAGGAGCCGATGACCAGTCTCAATCCGCTTTATACGGTGGGTGACCAGATCGGGGAAATGATCGCGCTGCACGAAAATATCGGGCGCGAGGAGACCCGCAAGCGGGCGCTTGAGATGCTCGGGCACGTGGAAATCCCCGACGCGGCCAACCGGCTCGACGATTACCCGCACCAGATGTCGGGCGGCATGCGCCAGAGGGTAATGATCGCCATGGCGCTGGCCTGCAACCCATCGCTGCTGATTGCCGACGAGCCCACAACCGCGCTCGACGTCACCATCCAGGCGCAAATTCTCGATCTGTTGCGCCGGCTGCAGACCCAGTTCGGCATGTCGATCCTGTTCATCACCCACAATCTGGGGGTTGTGGCCGAAATCGCCCATGAGGTGGTTGTGATGTATGCCGGGCGCGTCGTGGAGCAGGCGCCGGTCATCGAACTGTTTCAAAAGCAAAAGCATCCCTATACCGAGGGACTTCTGGCCTGTACGCCCAATGCGGAGCGCGATCTGAACCCCGATGGGGAGCGCAAGGCGCTCTATTCCATTCCCGGCTCGGTGCCGCCCATTACGGCGCTGCCACCGGGCTGTGCGTTCGAGCCAAGATGCCGCTACGCGATATCGGCCTGCAGCACGATACCGCCGCAGCTCGAAAGCGCTGGCGTTGATCGGCTGTCACGCTGCCTGAGGAGTGCCGAAATATGA
- a CDS encoding amidohydrolase/deacetylase family metallohydrolase, with protein MIGNQFSPAEKPLLIRNAKPVDFAGVTSSAIDILVGTDGKIIETGTTIVVPDDAEILDAGGSYLSAGWTDIHTHIWYGGTDISLRPEQCGARHGVTTMVDAGSAGEANFHGLRELMIEPALENVYAFLNIGSIGLVACNRVTELQDMRSIDIDRIAATVEANRDVIVGLKVRASAVISGGWDLVPVKLAKKLGRVLKLPIMVHVGEPPPLYDDILSLLTEGDIVTHCFNGKVGGSILEDEDLYTLVEDAAARGVVLDVGHGGASFSFEVAKAALEKNMLPQTISTDLHNRSMDGAVWDMGTTMSKLLSLGMGFEQVIHAATIAPRKAIRRDHTNLLAKGKPAEFTIFDLEKSDIEVKDSKGITSTLHEIFEPRHAILGARAIAAHRYQPAPGAQLANCPHCGWAR; from the coding sequence ATGATCGGCAATCAATTTTCTCCCGCCGAAAAGCCGCTTTTGATCCGCAACGCAAAGCCTGTCGACTTTGCAGGGGTTACGTCCTCGGCAATCGATATCCTTGTCGGCACAGACGGAAAGATCATCGAGACAGGAACAACCATTGTCGTGCCCGACGATGCGGAAATCCTCGATGCCGGGGGCAGTTACCTTTCGGCGGGCTGGACCGATATCCACACCCATATCTGGTATGGCGGCACCGATATTTCGCTCCGGCCCGAACAGTGCGGCGCCCGGCACGGGGTGACCACGATGGTCGATGCCGGATCGGCGGGCGAAGCCAATTTTCATGGGTTGCGCGAATTGATGATCGAGCCGGCGCTCGAAAATGTCTATGCGTTCTTAAATATCGGCTCGATCGGACTTGTTGCCTGCAACCGGGTGACCGAGCTTCAGGACATGCGTTCGATCGATATCGACCGGATCGCGGCGACCGTCGAGGCCAATCGCGACGTGATCGTGGGGCTCAAGGTCCGGGCCAGCGCGGTGATTTCGGGCGGGTGGGATCTGGTGCCGGTCAAGCTGGCCAAAAAGCTCGGGCGCGTGCTCAAGCTGCCGATCATGGTGCATGTGGGCGAACCGCCCCCGCTTTACGATGATATTCTTTCGCTGCTGACCGAAGGCGACATCGTCACCCATTGTTTCAACGGCAAGGTGGGTGGCTCGATCCTCGAAGATGAGGACCTTTACACCCTTGTCGAGGATGCGGCGGCGCGCGGCGTGGTGCTCGACGTCGGGCATGGCGGGGCATCGTTTTCGTTCGAAGTGGCCAAGGCGGCGCTCGAAAAGAACATGCTGCCGCAGACCATTTCGACCGATCTGCACAATCGCTCCATGGATGGCGCTGTCTGGGACATGGGCACTACCATGTCGAAATTGCTCTCGCTGGGCATGGGGTTCGAGCAGGTGATCCACGCAGCGACCATCGCTCCGCGCAAGGCGATCCGACGCGATCACACCAACCTTCTGGCCAAGGGAAAGCCGGCGGAATTTACGATCTTCGACCTCGAAAAGAGCGATATCGAAGTCAAGGATTCCAAGGGCATAACATCGACGCTGCACGAGATTTTCGAGCCGCGTCATGCCATCCTTGGGGCGCGGGCCATCGCGGCGCATCGCTACCAGCCGGCGCCCGGCGCCCAGCTTGCCAACTGCCCCCATTGCGGGTGGGCGCGATGA
- a CDS encoding ABC transporter substrate-binding protein, with protein MKTFLKAAAIAALAGISLPSFALAQTEGGAIDVATIGEPPTLDPMTSTADLVGIITQHMFETLYTFDANWAVVPLLAADMPEISEDGTVYTIALREGVTFHDGSDMTAEDVVASLERWLRIASRGMQTAETVEGVEAVDDYTVQITLSGPYAPLLSLLSLNNSAAIVIPSEIAGEDVMEDFVGTGPYQLAERRPDQYIQLTRFNDYVSRDEDSSGYGGARHQYLDEIRFVPVPDPNTRIEGAVAGQFDYIDSIAVEAYDRIASGNTEPVMLAPFGWPVFVMNTAEGVNSDIAVRKAIQAALAPQDMLLAAFGSEDFFTADGAMYPEGYVWHTEAGTEPYKPMGDTELASQLLADSSYDGSPLRILTSRQYEFHYTMAQVAEAYLEAAGFDVQLDVVEWATLTQRRTDPALWDIYITHSPFLPEPSLTGIMSDSSPGWWVSDAKHAALGAFNAEADPDARVELWAAVQEAIYEEVPAFKVGNFNAVAAQSPALEGMNPAPWPYFWNAWLEE; from the coding sequence ATGAAGACTTTTCTCAAGGCAGCGGCCATCGCTGCCCTGGCCGGCATTTCATTGCCAAGTTTCGCCCTGGCGCAAACCGAGGGCGGCGCAATCGACGTGGCGACCATTGGTGAACCGCCCACCCTCGATCCCATGACCTCGACCGCCGATCTTGTCGGCATCATCACCCAGCATATGTTTGAAACGCTCTATACGTTCGACGCCAATTGGGCCGTCGTGCCACTGCTGGCAGCGGACATGCCCGAAATTTCCGAAGACGGTACGGTTTACACAATCGCGCTGCGCGAGGGCGTTACCTTCCACGATGGCTCGGACATGACCGCCGAGGATGTTGTCGCTTCGCTCGAACGCTGGCTGCGCATCGCCAGCCGCGGCATGCAGACGGCGGAAACCGTTGAGGGCGTCGAAGCTGTGGACGACTACACGGTACAGATCACGCTGAGCGGGCCCTATGCACCGCTTTTGTCCCTGCTGTCGCTCAACAATTCGGCGGCCATCGTCATTCCGTCCGAAATCGCCGGCGAAGACGTCATGGAAGATTTCGTCGGCACCGGCCCCTATCAGCTGGCCGAACGCCGCCCGGACCAATATATCCAGCTTACGCGGTTTAATGACTACGTATCGCGCGATGAGGATTCCAGCGGCTATGGCGGTGCGCGCCACCAATATCTCGATGAAATCCGGTTCGTTCCCGTCCCCGATCCCAATACCCGTATCGAGGGCGCTGTCGCGGGCCAGTTCGACTATATCGATTCCATCGCCGTGGAGGCCTATGACCGCATCGCCTCGGGCAATACCGAACCGGTGATGCTGGCCCCCTTCGGCTGGCCGGTGTTCGTCATGAACACGGCCGAAGGCGTCAACTCCGATATCGCCGTGCGCAAGGCCATTCAGGCGGCCCTTGCGCCGCAGGACATGCTGCTGGCCGCGTTCGGATCGGAAGACTTCTTTACCGCCGATGGGGCGATGTATCCTGAAGGGTATGTCTGGCATACCGAAGCGGGCACCGAACCCTATAAGCCGATGGGCGATACGGAACTGGCCAGCCAGTTGCTCGCGGACTCTTCTTATGACGGCTCGCCGCTGCGTATCCTGACCTCGCGCCAGTACGAGTTTCACTATACGATGGCCCAGGTGGCCGAGGCCTATCTCGAGGCGGCCGGGTTCGACGTTCAGCTCGATGTTGTGGAATGGGCAACCTTGACTCAGCGGCGCACCGATCCGGCGCTATGGGACATCTATATCACCCACTCGCCCTTCCTGCCCGAACCGTCGCTAACCGGCATCATGTCGGATTCCTCGCCCGGCTGGTGGGTGTCCGATGCCAAACATGCAGCGCTGGGCGCCTTCAACGCCGAAGCCGACCCCGACGCCCGCGTTGAACTCTGGGCGGCGGTGCAAGAGGCGATCTATGAGGAAGTGCCCGCGTTCAAGGTCGGCAATTTCAATGCCGTTGCCGCTCAATCGCCGGCCCTCGAAGGTATGAACCCCGCGCCATGGCCCTATTTCTGGAACGCCTGGCTCGAGGAATAA